From Pseudobdellovibrio exovorus JSS, a single genomic window includes:
- a CDS encoding acyl-[acyl-carrier-protein] thioesterase: MSTSSETTEKRIWEEEYKITSYLVNLRGRAGLYAILNLIQDVGWMHAIAAQVRLPANLAWVFTRQKLVMSQWPKWNETISIRTWLRPPESAAFILRDYEIILNGQVIGTCTSTFAVIDTQTRKIAAQEWSEYEQLFRTGTALPHHPVKIPYREDAQDLTVFEVRNSDIDLNNHVNNTKYAKWILDSISIDTLRAGVDLLEYEVNFLAEARSGDRVTVQSCAEEKLEGQSDSATALIQFQGVRVSDKKTIFTAKLRVR; encoded by the coding sequence ATGAGCACCTCATCTGAAACGACAGAAAAAAGAATATGGGAAGAGGAATATAAGATCACCTCTTACCTTGTGAACCTACGTGGACGCGCAGGGCTTTATGCCATTTTAAATTTGATTCAAGATGTGGGCTGGATGCATGCGATTGCGGCGCAAGTACGTCTTCCTGCAAATCTGGCGTGGGTGTTTACTCGCCAAAAGCTCGTGATGTCGCAGTGGCCGAAGTGGAATGAAACTATCAGTATTCGCACGTGGCTGCGCCCACCGGAAAGCGCGGCGTTTATTTTGCGTGATTATGAGATCATTTTAAATGGTCAGGTGATTGGAACCTGCACCAGTACTTTTGCTGTTATTGACACACAAACTCGTAAGATTGCAGCACAAGAGTGGTCTGAATACGAACAACTCTTTCGCACAGGGACTGCATTACCTCATCATCCAGTGAAGATTCCCTATCGTGAGGACGCACAGGATTTAACTGTCTTTGAAGTGCGTAATAGTGACATTGATCTTAACAATCATGTTAACAATACCAAATATGCGAAGTGGATTTTAGATTCTATTTCGATTGATACCCTCCGTGCCGGAGTCGATTTACTAGAATATGAAGTGAACTTCCTAGCAGAAGCAAGGTCCGGAGACCGCGTAACCGTACAAAGCTGTGCCGAAGAAAAGTTAGAAGGCCAAAGCGATAGTGCCACCGCTTTGATTCAGTTCCAAGGCGTACGTGTGTCCGATAAAAAGACCATCTTTACTGCGAAACTTCGCGTAAGATAA
- a CDS encoding alpha/beta hydrolase: MIKKISVAMLVVILGLVAFGPGWVYWRSPHVRPVEISEDFLSYVHNKEASFTGVKQDNSSFFAFNAPQTQSTDVALVYLHGFSASPREISPVMESVGAMTKSHVYFPRLAGHGLQDGQMFDLTSDELFQDAEESYQVAKRLGKKIVLVGTSTGGTLALWLASRHSDIAGLVLISPNLGIRDPRGFLAGGPLGYWIARAVVGPYHQWKPRNPEQEKFWTTKYSVNGVRAMTDVVREVERLDFSKIQIPTLMLWTEKDRVVNIERAKELLSQMSSSTKEFVEIKSNNHVLAGNITSPETTNDVVDVVSKFVLDLK; this comes from the coding sequence ATGATTAAGAAAATATCTGTAGCTATGTTGGTTGTCATTTTAGGCCTTGTGGCTTTCGGACCGGGGTGGGTGTATTGGCGTTCTCCGCATGTTCGTCCTGTTGAAATCAGCGAAGATTTTCTGAGCTACGTTCACAATAAAGAAGCGAGTTTTACTGGAGTCAAACAAGATAACAGTTCTTTTTTCGCTTTCAATGCCCCTCAGACTCAGTCAACAGATGTGGCACTCGTTTATCTACATGGTTTTTCAGCGAGTCCGCGCGAGATTTCTCCGGTAATGGAAAGTGTAGGGGCAATGACGAAGTCCCATGTGTATTTTCCTCGCTTAGCAGGTCATGGGTTACAAGACGGGCAGATGTTTGACCTCACGTCTGATGAGTTATTTCAAGATGCAGAAGAGTCATACCAAGTGGCCAAACGCCTAGGAAAAAAAATCGTTTTAGTAGGCACATCTACAGGGGGAACTCTGGCGTTGTGGCTGGCGTCCCGTCATTCTGATATTGCAGGTTTAGTTTTGATTTCTCCGAACTTAGGAATACGCGATCCACGTGGCTTCTTAGCTGGTGGACCTCTGGGGTATTGGATCGCACGCGCAGTAGTTGGACCATATCATCAATGGAAACCACGCAATCCAGAACAAGAAAAATTCTGGACAACGAAGTACAGTGTCAACGGAGTGCGTGCCATGACCGATGTGGTTCGTGAAGTCGAGCGTTTAGACTTTTCAAAAATACAAATTCCAACATTGATGTTGTGGACGGAAAAAGATCGTGTGGTGAATATAGAAAGAGCTAAAGAGCTACTTAGTCAGATGTCGTCTTCAACTAAAGAGTTTGTAGAAATTAAATCTAACAATCATGTCTTAGCCGGGAATATCACATCACCCGAGACAACAAATGATGTTGTTGATGTGGTGTCTAAATTTGTTTTAGATCTAAAATAA
- a CDS encoding siderophore-interacting protein, with translation MDREVKTVMHSIKFRTLTVKEIKMLNPKMKEVTFTSEDLQDFVSASPDDHIKLFFPYPDEEVAQKPDLSKEATESSRPPIMRDYTPRAYNNEKQELIIDFFLHAEGAGANWARQAQVGSKLLIAGPRGSRVVPYTFDGYWLIGDESFMPSVARRLEEIPADIPVDVVLILNEEENKIALPERKNLKVQWFYKASAQIEDYVQILSEKAKPQGDYYAWVGCEKQIAMALKDVLAKNFGFNPEWVSAKGYWSK, from the coding sequence ATGGATCGTGAAGTCAAAACCGTCATGCACTCGATTAAGTTTAGAACGTTAACTGTAAAAGAAATCAAAATGTTAAATCCAAAGATGAAGGAAGTTACTTTTACTTCAGAAGATTTACAGGATTTTGTTAGCGCGTCTCCGGATGATCATATTAAGCTTTTCTTTCCTTATCCAGATGAAGAGGTGGCGCAAAAACCAGATCTATCAAAAGAAGCGACTGAAAGTAGTCGTCCACCAATTATGCGTGATTATACTCCGCGCGCTTATAATAATGAAAAACAAGAACTCATAATTGATTTCTTCTTGCATGCAGAAGGCGCTGGAGCGAATTGGGCACGTCAAGCGCAAGTCGGTTCAAAACTTCTAATTGCAGGTCCACGGGGATCGCGTGTTGTTCCGTATACTTTTGATGGCTACTGGCTCATCGGGGATGAGTCGTTTATGCCCTCAGTGGCGCGGCGATTAGAGGAAATTCCAGCGGACATCCCTGTGGATGTTGTTTTAATTCTAAATGAGGAAGAAAATAAGATTGCTCTTCCAGAAAGAAAGAATCTCAAGGTACAATGGTTTTATAAAGCGTCGGCCCAGATAGAAGATTATGTTCAAATCTTGTCGGAAAAAGCGAAACCACAAGGGGACTACTACGCTTGGGTCGGCTGTGAAAAACAAATTGCGATGGCCTTAAAAGATGTTCTGGCGAAAAATTTTGGATTTAATCCGGAATGGGTTTCGGCAAAAGGGTATTGGAGTAAATAA
- a CDS encoding histidine phosphatase family protein produces MRSKIGFIYILSAVIQVSSLLSPNSAWAEPSDIYVIRHAEKPNDDSQTHLSKKGYERAQALVQVFSSENSRFKVPQVIVAQHPRKKKGSIRSIETAAPLAESLGLEVDTSFEVKDALNMARHVLSSDETDGKVVLIVWGHDEIPDIAKAFGAKNLSYWRSQDFDRVWYFKFRNGKLERSENLPMQALPGDSKK; encoded by the coding sequence ATGCGTTCAAAAATCGGTTTCATTTATATTTTAAGTGCGGTTATACAAGTCAGTTCACTCTTAAGCCCAAATTCAGCGTGGGCAGAGCCATCTGATATCTATGTGATCCGTCATGCTGAAAAACCGAATGATGACAGTCAGACACATCTCTCTAAAAAAGGTTATGAACGCGCACAGGCACTAGTTCAGGTTTTCAGTTCTGAAAATAGTCGATTTAAAGTGCCACAGGTGATTGTGGCTCAACACCCTAGAAAGAAAAAAGGCTCGATTCGCTCGATTGAAACGGCCGCGCCTTTGGCGGAGTCTCTGGGCCTTGAAGTTGATACGTCGTTCGAGGTCAAAGATGCCCTCAATATGGCGAGACATGTTCTATCATCTGACGAAACTGATGGAAAAGTTGTTTTGATCGTCTGGGGACATGACGAGATTCCAGACATTGCTAAAGCTTTTGGAGCTAAGAACCTTTCTTATTGGAGGTCTCAGGATTTTGATCGCGTTTGGTATTTTAAATTTCGTAATGGCAAACTAGAGCGATCTGAAAACCTACCAATGCAGGCATTACCCGGCGATTC